The following proteins come from a genomic window of Corallococcus sp. NCRR:
- a CDS encoding DUF485 domain-containing protein: MHGNSKDEALKALAARRWRVAGALTVAMMVAYLGFILLVAFNRPLMGHQLVPGLSVGIVLGALTILFAWVLTGVYMSWANKKYDSALDELRR, encoded by the coding sequence ATGCACGGCAATTCCAAGGACGAGGCGTTGAAGGCGCTCGCCGCCAGGCGCTGGCGCGTGGCCGGCGCGCTGACGGTGGCGATGATGGTGGCCTACCTGGGCTTCATCCTGCTGGTGGCCTTCAACCGGCCGCTGATGGGGCACCAGCTCGTGCCGGGGCTGTCCGTCGGCATCGTGCTGGGGGCGCTCACCATCCTCTTCGCCTGGGTGCTGACGGGCGTCTACATGAGCTGGGCCAACAAGAAGTACGACAGCGCGCTCGACGAGCTGCGCCGCTGA
- a CDS encoding alpha/beta fold hydrolase, whose protein sequence is MRTLKDTVSLCLLGLSLTALPAAAGEAPTPQEVMREARRSVLSDGIEKAEAVRIGGIDQWISVRGRHKDNPLLLFLHGGPGFTALPTAYFYQGEWEEYFTVAHWDQRGAGKTYALNPPDKVKPTLTVDRMVADAEEVAAYLRKTYGKKRIVLVGHSWGTVLGVKLAQKHPDWFDAYVGIGQGVDMPRNEALGYAATLAAAKADGNKKALADLESIAPFPDPKDPARTLANLHKERRWLMHYETHGWRAPDWHGAQVWRYSPDVTGKDMDARDEGLDLSLAAFWAPITQLNLTKENRFALPVVFFHGRHDRTTSAQLLDAWFATVQAPSKKLVWFEDSAHMVHEEEPGKVLVHLVNDVLPLTRGK, encoded by the coding sequence ATGCGGACCCTGAAAGACACCGTCTCCCTCTGCCTGCTCGGCCTGTCGCTCACGGCCCTCCCGGCCGCCGCGGGCGAAGCGCCCACGCCCCAGGAGGTCATGCGGGAAGCCCGCCGCAGCGTGCTCTCGGATGGCATCGAGAAGGCGGAGGCCGTGCGCATCGGCGGCATCGACCAGTGGATTTCCGTGCGCGGGCGCCACAAGGACAACCCGCTCTTGCTCTTCCTGCACGGCGGGCCGGGCTTCACCGCGCTGCCCACCGCGTACTTCTACCAGGGCGAATGGGAGGAGTACTTCACCGTGGCGCACTGGGACCAGCGCGGCGCGGGGAAGACATATGCCCTCAATCCTCCAGACAAGGTGAAGCCCACCCTGACCGTGGACCGCATGGTGGCGGACGCGGAGGAGGTGGCCGCGTACCTGCGCAAGACGTACGGCAAGAAGCGCATCGTGCTCGTGGGCCACAGCTGGGGCACGGTGCTGGGCGTGAAGCTGGCCCAGAAGCACCCGGACTGGTTCGACGCGTACGTGGGCATCGGCCAGGGCGTGGACATGCCGAGGAACGAGGCCCTGGGCTACGCGGCCACGCTCGCCGCGGCGAAGGCGGACGGCAACAAGAAGGCCCTCGCGGACCTGGAGTCCATCGCCCCGTTCCCGGACCCGAAGGACCCTGCGCGCACGCTGGCCAACCTGCACAAGGAGCGCCGCTGGCTCATGCACTATGAGACCCACGGCTGGCGCGCGCCGGACTGGCACGGCGCGCAGGTGTGGCGCTACAGCCCGGACGTCACCGGCAAGGACATGGACGCGCGCGACGAGGGCCTGGATTTGAGCCTCGCCGCCTTCTGGGCGCCCATCACCCAGCTGAACCTCACGAAGGAGAACCGCTTCGCGCTGCCCGTCGTCTTCTTCCACGGCCGGCACGACCGCACCACGTCCGCGCAGCTGCTGGACGCGTGGTTCGCCACCGTCCAGGCCCCGTCGAAGAAGCTCGTCTGGTTCGAGGACTCCGCGCACATGGTGCACGAGGAGGAGCCCGGCAAGGTGCTCGTGCACCTGGTGAACGACGTACTCCCGCTCACGCGCGGGAAGTAG
- a CDS encoding sodium:solute symporter family transporter produces the protein MNPTTAGTQLGQPNTTAIVFFLLFVSITLAITYWAARKTKTTSEFFAAGGGISAGQNGFALAGDFMSAASFLGIAGLVATSGFDGLIYSVGWLVGWPVVTFLIAEPLRNLGKYTFADVVAYRLKQTPVRLSAAVGTLTVVVFYLIAQMVGAGNLIRLLFGLSYETAVVIVGAVMILYVLFGGMIATTWVQIVKAVLLLGGATALAISVLWRFGFSPAALFSEAANRYGPEALAPGKLVSNPLETLSLGLALMFGTAGLPHILMRFYTVPNAKAARTSVFYATGLIGFFYLVTFILGFGASVLVGRQAIVSVDKGGNMAAPMLAEVVGGTGFLGFISAVSFATILAVVAGLTLSGAAALSHDLWSSVVRKGHAPESEQLKVARIASLALGILAIILGVVFKNQNVAFMVGLAFAIAASANFPALLLSMLWRGFTTQGAVASMLTGSISAVLLIFLSPTVQVELLGNASALFPLKNPGIVTIPLSFIVGWVVSLLAPETEAAARFAEVEHRMHVGAAVTPPPVTVPTGVAGTLPQKV, from the coding sequence ATGAATCCCACGACCGCGGGCACGCAGCTTGGCCAGCCCAACACCACGGCCATCGTCTTCTTCCTTCTCTTCGTCAGCATCACGCTGGCCATCACGTACTGGGCGGCGCGCAAGACGAAGACGACGTCGGAGTTCTTCGCCGCCGGTGGCGGCATCAGCGCGGGGCAGAACGGCTTCGCGCTCGCCGGCGATTTCATGAGCGCCGCCAGCTTCCTGGGCATCGCGGGGCTCGTGGCCACGTCCGGCTTCGACGGGCTCATCTACTCCGTGGGCTGGCTGGTGGGCTGGCCCGTGGTGACCTTCCTCATCGCGGAGCCCCTGCGCAACCTGGGCAAGTACACGTTCGCGGACGTGGTGGCCTACCGCCTGAAGCAGACCCCGGTGCGGCTGTCCGCCGCGGTGGGCACGCTCACCGTCGTCGTCTTCTATCTGATTGCCCAGATGGTGGGCGCGGGCAACCTCATCCGCCTGCTCTTCGGCCTCTCCTATGAGACGGCCGTCGTCATCGTGGGCGCGGTGATGATCCTCTACGTGCTCTTCGGCGGGATGATCGCCACCACGTGGGTGCAGATCGTGAAGGCGGTGCTGCTCCTGGGCGGCGCGACGGCGCTGGCCATCTCGGTGCTGTGGCGATTCGGCTTCAGCCCGGCGGCGCTCTTCAGCGAGGCGGCGAACCGCTACGGGCCGGAGGCGCTGGCGCCGGGCAAGCTGGTGTCCAACCCGCTGGAGACCCTCTCCCTGGGCCTGGCGCTGATGTTCGGCACGGCGGGCCTGCCGCACATCCTGATGCGCTTCTACACGGTGCCCAACGCGAAGGCGGCGCGCACCAGCGTCTTCTACGCCACGGGCCTCATCGGCTTCTTCTACCTGGTGACGTTCATCCTGGGCTTCGGCGCGTCCGTGCTGGTGGGCCGTCAGGCCATCGTGAGCGTGGACAAGGGCGGCAACATGGCGGCGCCCATGCTGGCGGAGGTGGTGGGCGGCACGGGCTTCTTGGGCTTCATCTCCGCGGTGTCCTTCGCCACCATCCTCGCGGTGGTGGCGGGCCTGACGCTGTCGGGCGCGGCGGCGCTGTCCCATGACCTGTGGTCCAGCGTGGTGCGCAAGGGGCACGCCCCGGAGTCGGAGCAACTCAAGGTGGCGCGCATCGCCAGCCTGGCGCTGGGCATCCTGGCCATCATCCTGGGCGTCGTCTTCAAGAACCAGAACGTGGCCTTCATGGTGGGCCTGGCGTTCGCCATCGCGGCGAGCGCGAACTTCCCCGCGCTGCTCTTGTCCATGCTGTGGAGGGGCTTCACCACCCAGGGCGCGGTGGCCAGCATGCTCACCGGCTCCATCAGCGCGGTGCTGCTCATCTTCCTGTCGCCCACGGTGCAGGTGGAGCTGCTCGGCAACGCGTCCGCCCTCTTCCCGCTGAAGAACCCGGGCATCGTCACCATCCCGCTGTCCTTCATCGTGGGCTGGGTGGTGTCGCTGCTGGCGCCGGAGACGGAGGCGGCGGCGCGGTTCGCGGAGGTGGAGCACCGCATGCACGTGGGCGCGGCGGTGACGCCGCCTCCGGTGACGGTGCCCACGGGCGTGGCGGGCACGCTGCCCCAGAAGGTTTGA
- a CDS encoding glutamine amidotransferase, whose product MNSPSFNAWKLVSLSPLPVWALVLLGVGLVLGIALAAWGVRREPSRGRKLLLWGLRLGAGVAAFFFLLEPGIRHLQVARMKNRVAVLVDRSASMNFPSEPGGPTRSAQVAAFLEKAAPTFASWQDRFTVEVYGVDPELSPVTAAQLAQEPARAGTTDLLAALRSAASGGQGSRKLSGVLLFSDGADNAELKAGAVGRARAALTDLGVPVSTFLVGQEALKDLSVEGLKVDDFAFVRNSLTVEVEIHGRGFSGQDIPVVLSQEGKTVASKLVKMTTGDDVKPVSFTFTPDQTGRFVYTVTVPTFPDEAVSDNNSRSFTLKVIRDRVRVLLVVGRPSWDERFLRGLLKQDANVDLVSFYILRTLSDDPGVSNERELSLIPFPMEEIFDTKLHTFDVVIFQNFGYSDPSLSIAEYERNLERYIHEGGAFVMIGGDSVLGEGRASMPTLMEALPVEAAGPANADPFKPRLTPEGLRHPVTSIGTGAASTEGAWGELLPIPGANLTRARPGATVLMDHPFMTVDGKNAPLVSVWDYGRGRAMVVATDATWSWAFTAHRDGSPSRAYDRFWGNALRWLVRDPDLTTLKVTADPPSVEPGRPVGVVVQARMADYQPAEGAQVRVELFSVATRKPVAVQTGTAGADGVVRLEFAPPAPGPYKLLASAKKGETDLGKGEDAVAVRAVGPELSDASVRPTLMEQIASVTEGKAYKLPQDGMPDVPLLDPPVVEVGRAKDQPLWDRWYYLVALIALLGAEWFARRRFGYV is encoded by the coding sequence ATGAACTCCCCGTCCTTCAACGCGTGGAAGCTCGTCAGCCTGTCGCCGCTGCCCGTCTGGGCGCTGGTGCTGCTGGGCGTGGGGCTGGTGCTCGGCATCGCGCTGGCGGCATGGGGCGTGCGCCGCGAGCCGTCCCGGGGCCGCAAGCTGCTCCTGTGGGGCCTGCGCCTGGGCGCGGGCGTGGCGGCGTTCTTCTTCCTGTTGGAGCCCGGCATCCGGCACCTGCAGGTGGCGCGGATGAAGAACCGGGTGGCGGTGCTGGTGGACCGCTCGGCGTCCATGAACTTCCCGTCGGAGCCCGGCGGGCCCACGCGCAGCGCGCAGGTGGCGGCGTTCCTGGAGAAGGCGGCGCCCACGTTCGCGTCCTGGCAGGACCGCTTCACGGTGGAGGTGTACGGCGTCGACCCGGAGCTCTCTCCGGTGACGGCCGCGCAGCTGGCCCAGGAGCCGGCGCGGGCGGGCACGACGGACCTGCTCGCGGCGCTGCGGTCCGCGGCGTCCGGAGGGCAGGGGTCGCGCAAGCTGTCCGGCGTGCTCTTGTTCAGCGACGGCGCGGACAACGCGGAGCTGAAGGCCGGGGCGGTGGGCCGGGCGCGCGCGGCGCTGACGGACCTGGGCGTGCCGGTGTCCACGTTCCTGGTGGGGCAGGAGGCGCTGAAGGACTTGTCGGTGGAGGGGCTGAAGGTGGATGACTTCGCCTTCGTGCGCAACTCGCTGACGGTGGAGGTGGAGATCCACGGGCGCGGGTTCTCCGGGCAGGACATCCCCGTCGTCTTGAGCCAGGAGGGCAAGACGGTGGCGAGCAAGCTGGTGAAGATGACCACCGGCGACGACGTGAAGCCGGTGTCCTTCACCTTCACGCCGGACCAGACGGGGCGGTTCGTCTACACGGTGACGGTGCCCACGTTCCCGGATGAAGCGGTGAGCGACAACAACAGCCGCTCGTTCACGTTGAAAGTCATTCGCGACCGCGTGCGCGTGCTGCTGGTGGTGGGGCGGCCGTCGTGGGACGAGCGCTTCCTGCGCGGGCTGCTCAAGCAGGACGCGAACGTGGACCTGGTGTCGTTCTACATCCTGCGCACGCTGTCGGATGACCCGGGCGTGTCGAACGAGCGGGAGCTGTCGCTCATCCCGTTCCCCATGGAGGAGATCTTCGACACGAAGCTGCACACGTTCGACGTCGTCATCTTCCAGAACTTCGGTTACTCGGACCCTTCGCTGTCCATCGCGGAGTACGAGCGCAACCTGGAGCGCTACATCCACGAGGGCGGCGCGTTCGTGATGATTGGCGGCGACAGCGTGCTGGGTGAAGGGCGCGCGTCGATGCCCACGCTGATGGAGGCGCTGCCGGTGGAGGCGGCGGGCCCCGCGAACGCGGATCCGTTCAAGCCGCGCCTCACGCCGGAGGGCCTGCGGCATCCGGTGACGTCCATTGGAACGGGCGCGGCGAGCACGGAGGGCGCGTGGGGGGAGCTGTTGCCCATTCCGGGCGCGAACCTGACGCGGGCGCGGCCGGGGGCGACGGTGCTGATGGACCACCCGTTCATGACGGTGGACGGGAAGAACGCGCCGCTCGTGTCGGTGTGGGACTACGGGCGGGGCCGGGCGATGGTGGTGGCGACGGACGCGACGTGGTCGTGGGCGTTCACGGCGCACCGGGACGGTTCTCCGAGCCGGGCGTATGACCGCTTCTGGGGCAATGCGCTGCGTTGGCTGGTGCGGGATCCGGACCTGACGACGCTGAAGGTGACGGCGGATCCGCCTTCGGTGGAGCCGGGGCGGCCGGTGGGCGTGGTGGTGCAGGCGCGGATGGCGGACTACCAGCCGGCGGAGGGCGCGCAGGTGCGGGTGGAGTTGTTCTCCGTGGCGACGCGGAAGCCGGTGGCGGTGCAGACGGGCACCGCGGGGGCGGACGGCGTGGTGCGGCTGGAGTTCGCGCCGCCGGCGCCGGGGCCGTACAAGCTGCTCGCGTCCGCGAAGAAGGGCGAGACGGACCTGGGCAAGGGCGAGGACGCGGTGGCGGTGCGCGCGGTGGGCCCGGAGCTGTCGGACGCGTCGGTGCGGCCAACGCTGATGGAGCAGATCGCCAGCGTCACGGAGGGCAAGGCGTACAAGCTGCCGCAGGACGGGATGCCAGACGTGCCGCTGTTGGATCCGCCGGTGGTGGAGGTGGGGCGCGCGAAGGACCAGCCGCTGTGGGACCGCTGGTACTACCTGGTGGCGCTCATCGCGCTCCTGGGCGCGGAGTGGTTCGCGCGGCGGCGGTTCGGGTACGTGTGA
- a CDS encoding ion transporter, giving the protein MDRPSEQSPPSGFRARLHTIIFEADTSAGRAFDIALLWAIVFSVAAVMLESVAEVRAEHAHALHVAEWVFTILFALEYVLRLIAVRQPLHYARSFFGIVDMMALLPSFLSVLFPGAQTLLVIRVLRLLRVFRILKLGHLLGQAEVLLTALRASRPKIIVFLGTVLSIDVIMGAVMYMVEGEEHGFDSIPRSMYWAIVTMTTVGFGDITPKTVTGQFLASILMVMGYGIIAVPTGIVSVELAAATRQQVDTQACPGCGAQGHDLDARYCKRCGTALDWGPSRPTG; this is encoded by the coding sequence GTGGACCGTCCCTCCGAACAGAGCCCCCCGAGCGGCTTTCGCGCCCGCCTGCACACGATCATCTTCGAAGCGGACACCTCGGCGGGGAGGGCGTTCGACATCGCCCTGCTCTGGGCCATCGTGTTCAGCGTGGCGGCGGTGATGCTGGAGAGCGTCGCGGAGGTGCGCGCGGAGCATGCCCACGCGCTGCACGTCGCGGAGTGGGTCTTCACCATCCTCTTCGCGCTGGAGTACGTGCTGCGGCTCATCGCGGTGCGCCAGCCGCTGCACTACGCGCGCAGCTTCTTCGGCATCGTGGACATGATGGCGCTGCTGCCGTCGTTCCTGAGCGTGCTGTTCCCCGGCGCGCAGACGCTGCTGGTCATCCGCGTGCTGCGCCTGTTGCGCGTCTTCCGCATCCTCAAGCTGGGGCACCTCCTGGGTCAGGCGGAGGTGCTGCTCACGGCGCTGCGCGCGAGCCGCCCGAAGATCATCGTCTTCCTGGGCACCGTGCTGAGCATCGACGTCATCATGGGCGCGGTCATGTACATGGTGGAAGGCGAGGAGCACGGCTTCGACAGCATCCCCCGCTCCATGTACTGGGCCATCGTGACGATGACGACGGTGGGCTTCGGGGACATCACGCCCAAGACGGTGACGGGGCAGTTCCTCGCGTCCATCCTGATGGTGATGGGCTACGGCATCATCGCGGTGCCCACGGGCATCGTGTCGGTGGAGCTCGCCGCCGCCACGCGTCAGCAGGTGGATACCCAGGCGTGCCCGGGCTGTGGCGCACAGGGTCATGACCTGGATGCGCGTTATTGCAAACGCTGCGGCACGGCATTGGACTGGGGCCCCTCGCGGCCCACCGGGTGA
- a CDS encoding N-6 DNA methylase, whose translation MARAIDTPELDEELLVHQFPDINRKAVGAFYTPAPIVERTLALALAHVGDRPLTVVDPACGAGAFLAAAARHRPDARLCGLELDEGVARLCQARVPGADVRVGDALRGGLEPLLEQTPEGHAELWVGNPPYNGTSAVLKDAACYARLRALVPLAMPPGTSLRDDFAFFLLVAMKRLTTRPGVLAFITPASLLESFIYAPLRHALLQALHLREVVDLGPGIFTGTQVRTCITVWTSRADANASAPRYEHKGKGQCFTPEAPEWRLSPIAQEAAALDADWRARGELLTTLIPVSLPGVKTRFDELLVDADRERLLARLRAFCAAPQDSLEDFAREHGLEPALLPKLRALKQGPALEVDASHVRPFFRYGGARHRGAVPPEAKAFCYLDRRLIPRGDHRLRGPYDPHEEAVKLLFNVRELPLSAALLEEPGCVHDHRHARFAPLYVPQRIRDEGLGITRGARSRESLGPLVPNLSPRGSVWAEGLGGPEAAFRAVMRFLNGTQVQRVWAPAFGASRVVPVPLEGPLPE comes from the coding sequence ATGGCCCGCGCCATCGACACGCCCGAACTGGATGAGGAGCTGCTGGTCCACCAGTTCCCCGACATCAACCGCAAGGCGGTGGGCGCGTTCTACACGCCCGCGCCCATCGTGGAGCGCACGCTCGCGCTCGCGCTGGCGCACGTGGGCGACAGGCCGCTCACGGTGGTGGATCCGGCCTGTGGCGCGGGGGCCTTCCTCGCCGCCGCCGCACGGCACCGCCCGGACGCGAGGCTGTGCGGCCTGGAGCTGGATGAAGGCGTCGCCCGCCTGTGCCAGGCCCGGGTACCTGGCGCGGACGTGCGCGTGGGGGACGCGCTCCGGGGTGGGTTGGAGCCCCTGCTCGAACAGACGCCGGAGGGGCACGCGGAGCTATGGGTGGGCAACCCGCCCTACAACGGCACGTCCGCGGTGCTGAAGGACGCGGCCTGCTACGCGAGGCTGCGCGCCCTGGTGCCGCTGGCGATGCCACCGGGCACGAGCCTCCGGGACGACTTCGCGTTCTTCCTCCTGGTGGCCATGAAGCGGCTGACGACCCGGCCGGGAGTGCTGGCCTTCATCACGCCCGCGAGCCTGCTGGAGTCGTTCATCTACGCGCCGCTGCGCCACGCGCTGCTGCAAGCGCTCCACCTGCGCGAGGTCGTGGACCTGGGCCCGGGCATCTTCACGGGCACGCAGGTGCGCACGTGCATCACGGTGTGGACGTCGCGCGCGGACGCCAACGCCTCCGCGCCCCGCTACGAGCACAAGGGAAAGGGCCAGTGCTTCACGCCCGAGGCGCCCGAGTGGCGGCTCTCCCCCATCGCACAGGAGGCCGCCGCGCTGGACGCGGACTGGCGGGCGCGGGGCGAGCTGCTCACCACGCTCATCCCGGTGAGCCTGCCCGGGGTGAAGACGCGCTTCGATGAGCTGCTGGTGGACGCGGACCGGGAGCGGCTGCTCGCGCGCCTCCGGGCCTTCTGTGCCGCGCCCCAGGACTCACTGGAGGACTTCGCGAGGGAGCACGGATTGGAGCCCGCGCTGTTGCCCAAGCTGCGCGCGCTGAAGCAGGGGCCGGCGCTGGAGGTGGACGCAAGCCACGTGCGTCCGTTCTTCCGCTACGGCGGCGCGAGGCACCGGGGCGCGGTGCCTCCAGAGGCGAAGGCATTCTGCTACCTGGACCGGCGGCTGATTCCGCGCGGAGACCACCGGCTGCGCGGCCCGTATGATCCGCACGAGGAGGCGGTGAAGCTGCTGTTCAACGTGCGCGAGTTGCCCCTGTCCGCGGCGCTGCTGGAGGAGCCCGGCTGCGTGCACGACCACCGCCACGCGCGGTTCGCGCCGCTGTACGTGCCCCAGCGGATCCGCGACGAGGGCCTGGGAATCACCCGGGGCGCCAGGTCCCGCGAGTCGCTGGGCCCGCTGGTGCCGAACCTGTCGCCCCGGGGGAGCGTCTGGGCGGAAGGCCTGGGCGGGCCGGAGGCGGCGTTCCGCGCGGTGATGCGCTTCCTGAACGGGACGCAGGTGCAGCGCGTCTGGGCGCCCGCGTTCGGGGCTTCTCGCGTGGTGCCGGTGCCGCTGGAGGGCCCGCTGCCGGAGTGA
- a CDS encoding superoxide dismutase family protein: MTIRSLLVATALLSTPALAQDAGTPAPADAGTKPAIKKGETVKAMLKDAQGKDVGEVTMEQAPKGVLVKGMLMNLPAGEHAFHIHETGKCEAPEFKTAGGHFNPTKKQHGALSPKGQHAGDLPNLYVPQDGKVQFDVFLADLKLKSLLDKDGSAVMVHAKLDDYRTDPTGDAGGRIACGVVEKAE; encoded by the coding sequence ATGACGATCCGTTCCCTGCTGGTTGCCACCGCCCTCCTCTCCACGCCCGCCCTGGCCCAGGACGCCGGGACGCCGGCCCCCGCTGACGCGGGCACGAAGCCCGCCATCAAGAAGGGCGAGACGGTGAAGGCGATGCTGAAGGACGCCCAGGGCAAGGACGTGGGCGAGGTGACGATGGAGCAGGCGCCCAAGGGCGTGCTGGTGAAGGGCATGCTGATGAACCTGCCCGCGGGCGAGCACGCCTTCCACATCCACGAGACGGGCAAGTGCGAGGCGCCGGAGTTCAAGACGGCGGGTGGCCACTTCAACCCGACGAAGAAGCAGCACGGCGCGCTGTCGCCCAAGGGCCAGCACGCGGGTGACCTGCCGAACCTCTACGTCCCGCAGGACGGCAAGGTGCAGTTCGACGTCTTCCTCGCCGACCTGAAGCTGAAGTCGCTGCTCGACAAGGACGGCTCCGCCGTCATGGTCCACGCCAAGCTGGACGACTACCGCACCGACCCGACCGGCGACGCCGGTGGCCGCATCGCCTGCGGCGTGGTGGAGAAGGCGGAGTAG
- a CDS encoding PIN domain-containing protein produces the protein MRVFVETNFILELAFRQEQSLACEQLLHLAESKALQLCIPAFCFIEPAEKLRREIPDAEALQSRLAKELEKRKRSEGFSEPQQHAWNEVIASLVKDTSDAEQRLESIRARVLQCSDVFPVDADVIARAARLEAEDIRLQFPDAVVLASVMARLEEEAGPSLFLNRNSNDFDVSSVKLALRQLHCKLITRFDDGLGAVQAGLRARS, from the coding sequence TTGAGGGTCTTCGTCGAGACGAACTTCATCCTGGAACTGGCCTTCAGGCAGGAGCAGTCCCTGGCATGTGAACAACTGCTCCATCTCGCGGAGTCGAAGGCCCTCCAGCTTTGCATTCCTGCTTTTTGCTTCATCGAGCCCGCGGAGAAGCTCCGGCGCGAAATCCCCGACGCCGAGGCCCTTCAGAGCCGATTGGCGAAGGAGTTGGAAAAGCGAAAGCGGAGCGAGGGTTTCTCCGAGCCCCAGCAGCATGCGTGGAATGAGGTGATTGCCTCTCTCGTGAAGGACACCTCCGACGCGGAGCAGCGACTGGAGTCCATCCGGGCGCGGGTGCTCCAATGCTCGGACGTGTTTCCTGTCGACGCGGACGTCATCGCTCGAGCCGCGCGCCTTGAGGCGGAAGACATCCGGCTCCAGTTCCCGGATGCGGTGGTGCTTGCGTCCGTCATGGCTCGACTGGAAGAGGAGGCGGGGCCATCGCTTTTCCTGAACCGGAACTCGAATGACTTCGATGTGTCCAGCGTCAAGCTGGCGCTGCGGCAGTTGCACTGCAAGCTCATCACGCGCTTCGACGATGGACTGGGCGCCGTTCAAGCCGGGCTTCGAGCCAGGTCCTGA
- a CDS encoding bestrophin-like domain, translating to MMRILDGIPVRLLALMVMGLLFLCLETGHRLSHRKPGLGDVSALQASVLGLVALLLAFSFSMAADRYSLRRALVVKESNAIGTLYLRVGYLPEPSRGELRAWLRRYTDLRLEGHEAANEPAVFAKKLQESESLQTELWARLETLAPRIEAPVLILVTQAMNDVFDVGEERLAAAHNLIPRTIFVLLIIGMLGSGVLLGYRPEAHVRGLLSWSLFVVILTAVMFTLLDLDFPTRGRIRVDQAPLRSLQEHLRAHP from the coding sequence ATGATGCGAATCCTCGACGGCATCCCCGTGCGGCTGCTCGCCCTGATGGTGATGGGCCTGCTCTTCCTGTGCCTGGAGACTGGCCACCGGCTCAGTCACCGGAAGCCGGGGCTCGGCGACGTGTCGGCGCTCCAGGCGTCGGTGCTCGGCCTGGTGGCGCTGCTGCTGGCCTTCTCCTTCTCCATGGCCGCGGACCGGTACTCGCTGCGCCGCGCACTCGTGGTGAAGGAGTCGAACGCCATCGGCACGCTCTACCTGCGCGTCGGCTATCTCCCCGAGCCCTCTCGCGGCGAGCTGCGCGCCTGGCTGCGCCGCTACACCGACCTTCGCCTGGAGGGGCACGAAGCCGCGAACGAGCCGGCCGTCTTCGCGAAGAAGCTCCAGGAGTCGGAGTCGCTCCAGACGGAGCTCTGGGCCCGGCTGGAGACGCTGGCGCCCCGCATCGAGGCCCCCGTGCTCATCCTCGTCACCCAGGCGATGAACGACGTGTTCGACGTCGGCGAGGAGCGCCTCGCGGCGGCCCACAACCTCATCCCGCGCACCATCTTCGTCCTGCTGATCATCGGGATGCTCGGCTCCGGCGTTCTCCTGGGATACCGGCCGGAGGCGCATGTCCGCGGGCTCCTCTCCTGGAGCCTGTTCGTGGTCATCCTGACCGCCGTGATGTTCACCCTGCTGGACCTGGACTTCCCCACGCGAGGACGCATCCGCGTGGACCAGGCGCCGCTGCGGTCGCTCCAGGAACACCTGCGCGCCCATCCCTGA